The following proteins come from a genomic window of Drosophila sulfurigaster albostrigata strain 15112-1811.04 chromosome X, ASM2355843v2, whole genome shotgun sequence:
- the LOC133849106 gene encoding uncharacterized protein LOC133849106 isoform X2: MSALDSYLKRPAKSGATSTSTAIRTSGSQLSDAAIAATTADVDDLKTDIPYFDDPQQPEQQQQQTEQQQQHRYASAWSPPDENADDDDTPEPELERETELEPELDTEQGNDNDNELGNELDDSYADEDYTSGSSSYYQAPTPANSEIMLRPPSNSSFHYNYPTPAPGAGPGPGGGGHGAIAGSSGNVSGQQRLHASGYTHSQTTLAPPPPSSAVSGFYPNMWYPNAPYGSGGAGAGGGVGGGPGAGPGAAHGYGRYGGFGGVPPGAAAYAAAAAHGMLQHGHHPHPHQHPHPHSMHPHPHPHHPHPHPHSHHPHPHAHHQHPHETMMEMFQLSNSGREARNRAEKNRRDKLNGSIQELSTMVPHVAESPRRVDKTAVLRFAAHGLRLKYVFGKMLHEQRPQVTDTLMGMLDSFFLTLTCHGQILLISSSIEQHLGHCQTDLYGQSILQITHPEDHEMLKQQLIPTELENLFDAHAEATEAGPSAGGACGDGEQRQRSKSEEDYIDHKLRDDKRSFRVRLARAGPRSEPTAYEVVKIDGCFRRSDEAPRGVRSNTFSSSLQLIRRTRGRDDAIPLHTISGNDIVLTACARIIRPPKIVNRLFDANTLEYRTRHLIDGRIIDCDQRIGIVAGYMTDEVRNLNPFTFMHNDDVRWVIVALRQMYDCNSSYGESTYRLFTRNGNIIYLQSKGFLEIDKETNKVHSFVCVNTLLDDEEGKRRVQEMKKKFSVIINTQIPQSTVDVPASEHPAQLEKAVLCLIQNLQNSVSDNDTDQQDGDDDEDDEIEEGFGNMSSYGQLTYRQLNEHQTQHEQQHHQQQQQQQHQLQQQHQQHPHHQQHHQQQQQHQHSHQARSHHTYLESPMSQARLSAGHGMSSAKTPPLALVPPETASVKSSISKSVSVVNVTAAKHLRGIHATASAVKSPSLKSTTSTMLDSCSCLDAGDMDCDYCQGGPLTPETLVSSSNSNSTNNLKRSGSVSGVPNAQELAKRRFMNSTGDDLTAEIEDVLSNSLQQIERNLNHQLNMAAQLRDQNNRFELPLASQRMEEIMEEHEKQSKLYVNIKSEYEEHLQNNKASTAAKSESDSTSTGGVGGGGGGRSSGAGGEAAGDAVSELEQLSPR, translated from the exons ATGAGCGCCCTCGACTCGTACCTGAAGCGTCCAGCGAAGTCGGGCgcaacttcgacttcgacgGCGATCAGGACGAGCGGCAGCCAGTTGAGCGATGCGGCGATAGCTGCGACAACGGCGGACGTGGATGATCTCAAAACAGACATTCCCTACTTTGATGATCCacagcagccagagcagcagcagcagcaaacagagcagcagcagcagcatcgctATGCATCCGCCTGGTCGCCGCCGGATGAGAAtgccgatgacgatgataCGCCGGAGCCTGAACTAGAGCGGGAAACGGAACTGGAGCCGGAGTTGGACACCGAGCagggcaacgacaacgacaacgaactGGGCAATGAGCTGGACGACAGCTATGCGGATGAGGATTACAcgagcggcagcagcagctattATCAAGCGCCCACGCCAGCCAATAGCGAGATTATGTTGCGCCCGCCATCCAACTCCAGTTTCCACTACAACTATCCAACGCCAGCGCCCGGTGCCGGGCCAGGACCAGGTGGCGGTGGTCACGGTGCCATCgctggcagcagcggcaacgtcAGCGGACAGCAGCGACTCCATGCCTCCGGCTACACACATTCCCAGACAACGTTGGCGCCGCCACCGCCGTCGTCAGCGGTCAGCGGTTTCTATCCCAACATGTGGTATCCCAATGCGCCATATGGCAGTGGTGGAGCTGGAGCAGGAGGCGGAGTAGGAGGCGGACCAGGAGCGGGACCAGGAGCAGCACATGGCTATGGGCGTTATGGTGGATTTGGTGGCGTGCCGCCTGGAGCAGCCGCATatgcagcggcagcggcgcaTGGCATGCTCCAGCATGGCCatcatccgcatccgcatcaacatccgcatccgcattcGATGCATCCGCACCCGCATCCACACCATCCGCATCCACATCCGCACTCGCATCATCCGCATCCACATGCGCATCACCAGCATCCGCACGAGACGATGATGGAAATGTTCCAGCTCTCCAATAG CGGCCGCGAGGCACGCAACCGGGCGGAGAAAAATCGCCGCGACAAACTGAATGGCTCCATACAGGAACTGTCCACGATGGTGCCACATGTGGCCGAGTCCCCGCGACGTGTTGACAAAACGGCTGTTCTGCGTTTTGCTGCACACGGTTTGCGGCTCAAATACG TGTTTGGCAAGATGCTGCACGAGCAACGGCCGCAGGTGACGGATACACTGATGGGTATGCTGGATAGCTTTTTCCTGACGCTCACGTGTCATGGTCAAATACTGTTAATATCGTCGAGCATCGAACAGCATTTGGGCCACTGTCAGACGGATCTGTACGGCCAGAGCATATTGCAGATCACACATCCCGAGGACCATGAAATGCTCAAGCAACAGCTCATACCCACCGAGCTCGAGAATCTCTTCGATGCGCACGCTGAAGCCACCGAAGCGGGCCCCAGCGCCGGTGGTGCCTGTGGTGATGGTGAACAACGTCAGCGCAGTAAATCCGAGGAGGATTATATCGATCACAAGTTACGCGATGATAAGCGCAGTTTTCGTGTGCG GTTGGCGCGCGCAGGTCCTCGCTCCGAACCCACCGCCTACGAGGTGGTCAAGATCGATGGCTGCTTTCGGCGCAGCGATGAGGCACCGCGTGGCGTGCGCTCCAATACATTTAGCTCCAGCCTGCAACTGATACGACGAACACGCGGACGTGACGATGCCATTCCATTGCACACAATTAGTGGCAATGATATT GTGTTGACGGCGTGTGCGCGCATCATAAGGCCACCAAAGATCGTGAACCGTCTGTTCGATGCCAATACGCTGGAGTACCGCACCAGGCATCTGATCGATGGTCGGATTATTGACTGCGACCAGCGCATTGGCATCGTGGCCGGCTACATGACGGATGAGGTGCGCAACCTGAATCCATTTACCTTCATGCACAACGACGATGTCCGCTGGGTGATTGTCGCGTTGCGTCAGA tGTATGACTGCAACAGTTCGTATGGCGAGTCAACGTACCGGTTGTTCACGCGCAATGGAAACATCATTTACCTGCAGTCCAAGGGATTTCTCGAGATTGACAAGGAGACAAACAAGGTGCACTCATTTGTTTGCGTCAACACGCTGCTGGACGACGAGGAGGGCAAACGACGGGTTCAAGAGATGAAAAAGAAATTCTCGGTGATTATCAACACACAAATACCGCAGTCAACAGTCGATGTGCCCGCCTCCGAGCATCCCGCCCAGCTGGAGAAAGCCGTGCTGTGTTTAATACAAAATCTGCAGAATAGCGTGTCGGACAACGATACCGATCAGCAGGATGGCGATGATGACGAGGACGATGAGATCGAAGAGGGTTTCGGCAACATGTCATCCTACGGTCAACTAACCTATCGCCAATTGAACGAGCATCAAACCCAGCACgagcaacagcatcatcaacagcagcaacagcagcagcatcaactgcagcagcaacatcagcagcaccCGCACCATCAGCAAcaccatcaacagcagcagcagcatcagcattcACATCAAGCCCGCTCACATCACACGTACCTCGAGAGTCCCATGTCCCAGGCGCGTCTGAGCGCCGGCCATGGCATGAGCAGCGCCAAGACGCCGCCGCTTGCGCTGGTGCCGCCTGAGACGGCATCGGTGAAGTCATCGATATCGAAGAGTGTCAGCGTCGTGAATGTGACGGCCGCAAAGCATTTGCGTGGCATCCACGCCACAGCTTCAGCTGTTAAGTCGCCCAGCTTAAAGTCAACGACGTCCACAATGCTGGACAGCTGCAGTTGCCTAGATGCCGGCGACATGGACTGCGATTATTGCCAGGGTGGCCCTCTGACGCCCGAGACGctcgtcagcagcagcaacagcaactcgacCAACAATCTGAAGCGCAGCGGCAGCGTCAGTGGTGTGCCAAATGCCCAGGAGTTGGCTAAGCGACGCTTCATGAACAGCACGGGAGATGATCTGACTG CTGAGATCGAAGACGTGCTAAGCAACTCGTTGCAACAAATCGAGCGCAATCTGAACCATCAGCTCAACATGGCCGCCCAGCTGCGGGATCAAAACAATCGCTTCGAGCTGCCACTGGCCAGCCAGCGAATGGAAGAGATCATG GAGGAGCACGAGAAGCAGAGCAAACTGTATGTGAACATCAAGAGCGAGTACGAGGAGCATTTGCAAAATAACAAAGCcagcacagcagcaaagtCCGAGAGTGATTCGACAAGCACTGGAGGAgtcggaggaggaggaggaggaagaagcAGTGGAGCTGGTGGCGAAGCAGCTGGAGATGCGGTCAGCGAATTGGAGCAGTTGTCACCACGCTGA
- the LOC133849106 gene encoding uncharacterized protein LOC133849106 isoform X1 — MSALDSYLKRPAKSGATSTSTAIRTSGSQLSDAAIAATTADVDDLKTDIPYFDDPQQPEQQQQQTEQQQQHRYASAWSPPDENADDDDTPEPELERETELEPELDTEQGNDNDNELGNELDDSYADEDYTSGSSSYYQAPTPANSEIMLRPPSNSSFHYNYPTPAPGAGPGPGGGGHGAIAGSSGNVSGQQRLHASGYTHSQTTLAPPPPSSAVSGFYPNMWYPNAPYGSGGAGAGGGVGGGPGAGPGAAHGYGRYGGFGGVPPGAAAYAAAAAHGMLQHGHHPHPHQHPHPHSMHPHPHPHHPHPHPHSHHPHPHAHHQHPHETMMEMFQLSNSGREARNRAEKNRRDKLNGSIQELSTMVPHVAESPRRVDKTAVLRFAAHGLRLKYVFGKMLHEQRPQVTDTLMGMLDSFFLTLTCHGQILLISSSIEQHLGHCQTDLYGQSILQITHPEDHEMLKQQLIPTELENLFDAHAEATEAGPSAGGACGDGEQRQRSKSEEDYIDHKLRDDKRSFRVRLARAGPRSEPTAYEVVKIDGCFRRSDEAPRGVRSNTFSSSLQLIRRTRGRDDAIPLHTISGNDIVLTACARIIRPPKIVNRLFDANTLEYRTRHLIDGRIIDCDQRIGIVAGYMTDEVRNLNPFTFMHNDDVRWVIVALRQMYDCNSSYGESTYRLFTRNGNIIYLQSKGFLEIDKETNKVHSFVCVNTLLDDEEGKRRVQEMKKKFSVIINTQIPQSTVDVPASEHPAQLEKAVLCLIQNLQNSVSDNDTDQQDGDDDEDDEIEEGFGNMSSYGQLTYRQLNEHQTQHEQQHHQQQQQQQHQLQQQHQQHPHHQQHHQQQQQHQHSHQARSHHTYLESPMSQARLSAGHGMSSAKTPPLALVPPETASVKSSISKSVSVVNVTAAKHLRGIHATASAVKSPSLKSTTSTMLDSCSCLDAGDMDCDYCQGGPLTPETLVSSSNSNSTNNLKRSGSVSGVPNAQELAKRRFMNSTGDDLTAEIEDVLSNSLQQIERNLNHQLNMAAQLRDQNNRFELPLASQRMEEIMILQEEHEKQSKLYVNIKSEYEEHLQNNKASTAAKSESDSTSTGGVGGGGGGRSSGAGGEAAGDAVSELEQLSPR, encoded by the exons ATGAGCGCCCTCGACTCGTACCTGAAGCGTCCAGCGAAGTCGGGCgcaacttcgacttcgacgGCGATCAGGACGAGCGGCAGCCAGTTGAGCGATGCGGCGATAGCTGCGACAACGGCGGACGTGGATGATCTCAAAACAGACATTCCCTACTTTGATGATCCacagcagccagagcagcagcagcagcaaacagagcagcagcagcagcatcgctATGCATCCGCCTGGTCGCCGCCGGATGAGAAtgccgatgacgatgataCGCCGGAGCCTGAACTAGAGCGGGAAACGGAACTGGAGCCGGAGTTGGACACCGAGCagggcaacgacaacgacaacgaactGGGCAATGAGCTGGACGACAGCTATGCGGATGAGGATTACAcgagcggcagcagcagctattATCAAGCGCCCACGCCAGCCAATAGCGAGATTATGTTGCGCCCGCCATCCAACTCCAGTTTCCACTACAACTATCCAACGCCAGCGCCCGGTGCCGGGCCAGGACCAGGTGGCGGTGGTCACGGTGCCATCgctggcagcagcggcaacgtcAGCGGACAGCAGCGACTCCATGCCTCCGGCTACACACATTCCCAGACAACGTTGGCGCCGCCACCGCCGTCGTCAGCGGTCAGCGGTTTCTATCCCAACATGTGGTATCCCAATGCGCCATATGGCAGTGGTGGAGCTGGAGCAGGAGGCGGAGTAGGAGGCGGACCAGGAGCGGGACCAGGAGCAGCACATGGCTATGGGCGTTATGGTGGATTTGGTGGCGTGCCGCCTGGAGCAGCCGCATatgcagcggcagcggcgcaTGGCATGCTCCAGCATGGCCatcatccgcatccgcatcaacatccgcatccgcattcGATGCATCCGCACCCGCATCCACACCATCCGCATCCACATCCGCACTCGCATCATCCGCATCCACATGCGCATCACCAGCATCCGCACGAGACGATGATGGAAATGTTCCAGCTCTCCAATAG CGGCCGCGAGGCACGCAACCGGGCGGAGAAAAATCGCCGCGACAAACTGAATGGCTCCATACAGGAACTGTCCACGATGGTGCCACATGTGGCCGAGTCCCCGCGACGTGTTGACAAAACGGCTGTTCTGCGTTTTGCTGCACACGGTTTGCGGCTCAAATACG TGTTTGGCAAGATGCTGCACGAGCAACGGCCGCAGGTGACGGATACACTGATGGGTATGCTGGATAGCTTTTTCCTGACGCTCACGTGTCATGGTCAAATACTGTTAATATCGTCGAGCATCGAACAGCATTTGGGCCACTGTCAGACGGATCTGTACGGCCAGAGCATATTGCAGATCACACATCCCGAGGACCATGAAATGCTCAAGCAACAGCTCATACCCACCGAGCTCGAGAATCTCTTCGATGCGCACGCTGAAGCCACCGAAGCGGGCCCCAGCGCCGGTGGTGCCTGTGGTGATGGTGAACAACGTCAGCGCAGTAAATCCGAGGAGGATTATATCGATCACAAGTTACGCGATGATAAGCGCAGTTTTCGTGTGCG GTTGGCGCGCGCAGGTCCTCGCTCCGAACCCACCGCCTACGAGGTGGTCAAGATCGATGGCTGCTTTCGGCGCAGCGATGAGGCACCGCGTGGCGTGCGCTCCAATACATTTAGCTCCAGCCTGCAACTGATACGACGAACACGCGGACGTGACGATGCCATTCCATTGCACACAATTAGTGGCAATGATATT GTGTTGACGGCGTGTGCGCGCATCATAAGGCCACCAAAGATCGTGAACCGTCTGTTCGATGCCAATACGCTGGAGTACCGCACCAGGCATCTGATCGATGGTCGGATTATTGACTGCGACCAGCGCATTGGCATCGTGGCCGGCTACATGACGGATGAGGTGCGCAACCTGAATCCATTTACCTTCATGCACAACGACGATGTCCGCTGGGTGATTGTCGCGTTGCGTCAGA tGTATGACTGCAACAGTTCGTATGGCGAGTCAACGTACCGGTTGTTCACGCGCAATGGAAACATCATTTACCTGCAGTCCAAGGGATTTCTCGAGATTGACAAGGAGACAAACAAGGTGCACTCATTTGTTTGCGTCAACACGCTGCTGGACGACGAGGAGGGCAAACGACGGGTTCAAGAGATGAAAAAGAAATTCTCGGTGATTATCAACACACAAATACCGCAGTCAACAGTCGATGTGCCCGCCTCCGAGCATCCCGCCCAGCTGGAGAAAGCCGTGCTGTGTTTAATACAAAATCTGCAGAATAGCGTGTCGGACAACGATACCGATCAGCAGGATGGCGATGATGACGAGGACGATGAGATCGAAGAGGGTTTCGGCAACATGTCATCCTACGGTCAACTAACCTATCGCCAATTGAACGAGCATCAAACCCAGCACgagcaacagcatcatcaacagcagcaacagcagcagcatcaactgcagcagcaacatcagcagcaccCGCACCATCAGCAAcaccatcaacagcagcagcagcatcagcattcACATCAAGCCCGCTCACATCACACGTACCTCGAGAGTCCCATGTCCCAGGCGCGTCTGAGCGCCGGCCATGGCATGAGCAGCGCCAAGACGCCGCCGCTTGCGCTGGTGCCGCCTGAGACGGCATCGGTGAAGTCATCGATATCGAAGAGTGTCAGCGTCGTGAATGTGACGGCCGCAAAGCATTTGCGTGGCATCCACGCCACAGCTTCAGCTGTTAAGTCGCCCAGCTTAAAGTCAACGACGTCCACAATGCTGGACAGCTGCAGTTGCCTAGATGCCGGCGACATGGACTGCGATTATTGCCAGGGTGGCCCTCTGACGCCCGAGACGctcgtcagcagcagcaacagcaactcgacCAACAATCTGAAGCGCAGCGGCAGCGTCAGTGGTGTGCCAAATGCCCAGGAGTTGGCTAAGCGACGCTTCATGAACAGCACGGGAGATGATCTGACTG CTGAGATCGAAGACGTGCTAAGCAACTCGTTGCAACAAATCGAGCGCAATCTGAACCATCAGCTCAACATGGCCGCCCAGCTGCGGGATCAAAACAATCGCTTCGAGCTGCCACTGGCCAGCCAGCGAATGGAAGAGATCATG attttgcaGGAGGAGCACGAGAAGCAGAGCAAACTGTATGTGAACATCAAGAGCGAGTACGAGGAGCATTTGCAAAATAACAAAGCcagcacagcagcaaagtCCGAGAGTGATTCGACAAGCACTGGAGGAgtcggaggaggaggaggaggaagaagcAGTGGAGCTGGTGGCGAAGCAGCTGGAGATGCGGTCAGCGAATTGGAGCAGTTGTCACCACGCTGA